In the genome of Triticum urartu cultivar G1812 chromosome 5, Tu2.1, whole genome shotgun sequence, one region contains:
- the LOC125556649 gene encoding single myb histone 5-like → MGARKQKWTSEEEAALRAGIARYGVGSWRLILKDDDFRSILSCRSNVDLKDKWRNINVFFTESGSMDKGRTAMKKNRAAPRRNDHPMANSTVASDVDDEIVDEQPIASMSSELWNVSIPKKSRSRLNNIILESVKNLNEPTGSHSTTIAKYIEEEYWPPSDFDRMLSANLKDLTTSGELIEVNRKYRIAPAPGSMYSEGRSPETLLLEDMQREPRKIESDDIKTLTKSQVDAELADMITMTAEEAASAAARAIAEAEALMAEAEAATREAEAAEADAQAAQAFAEAVRNRHVTELMAQS, encoded by the exons ATGGGTGCTCGAAAGCAAAAGTGGACTTCAGAGGAAGAGGCTGCTCTTAGAGCTGGCATAGCAAGGTATGGAGTGGGAAGTTGGCGCCTGATATTGAAAGATGATGACTTCCGTTCCATCTTGAGCTGCCGGTCAAATGTTGATCTAAAG GACAAGTGGCGCAACATCAACGTATTTTTCACCGAATCAGGCTCTATGGATAAGGGAAGGACTGCCATGAAGAAGAACCGAGCTGCTCCTAGGAGGAATGATCACCCAATGGCAAACAGCACAGTTGCTTCTGATGTTGATGACGAAATTGTTGATGAACAGCCTATAGCATCAATGTCAAGTGAACTGTGGAATGTTTCAATTCCAAAGAAATCACGGTCAAG GCTAAACAATATCATATTGGAATCTGTCAAGAACTTGAATGAGCCTACAGGGTCACATAGCACTACGATTGCTAAGTACATAGAG GAGGAATATTGGCCACCTAGTGATTTTGATCGCATGTTGTCTGCAAACCTGAAGGACTTGACCACCAGTGGAGAACTGATAGAG GTTAATCGGAAGTACAGGATTGCACCTGCACCTGGTTCAATGTACTCTGAGGGACGAAGCCCCGAAACACTGCTGCTAGAAGACATGCAAAGAGAGCCCCGGAAAATAGAGAGTGATGATATTAAAACCCTTACAAAATCTCAAGTTGATGCTGAATTGGCGGATATGATAACCATGACTGCTGAAGAGGCTGCATCCGCTGCTGCTCGTGCAATTGCAGAGGCAGAGGCTCTCATGGCAGAAGCTGAAGCAGCGACAAGAGAAGCGGAGGCGGCAGAAGCAGATGCCCAAGCTGCACAAGCCTTCGCGGAAGCAGTAAGGAACAGACACGTTACAGAACTG ATGGCCCAGTCTTGA